Proteins from a genomic interval of Medicago truncatula cultivar Jemalong A17 chromosome 3, MtrunA17r5.0-ANR, whole genome shotgun sequence:
- the LOC11413788 gene encoding GDSL esterase/lipase At5g45910: MKISILFGITFACGFFGNFISNANPLPYEAIFNFGDSTSDTGNAAFDHLNVMEKLIPYGSTYFKHPSGRQSNGRLIIDFIAEAYGLPFLPAYKNITKIPDDIKKGVNFAYAGSTALDVKYFSGISGVSAPKESLNVQFDWFKKLKPDLCKSKEECDSFFKNSLFIVGEIGGNDIFYHLSKTITELREKVPLMVESIKNTTNALIEEGAVELVVPGNFPMGCNTDILSKKISQKKEDYDEFGCLIAYNTLIEYFNEQLKKSIETIKQKHPQAKIVYFDYYNDAKRLYQTPQQYGFISDKVEILKACCGGSGPYHHDEYWCGTPNTTVCSDPSKLINWDGPHFTEAAYKQIAKGLIEGPFAYPSLKPAPFKIA; encoded by the exons ATGAAGATCTCCATTCTCTTTGGTATCACCTTTGCATGTGGCTTTTTTGGAAACTTTATTTCAAATGCTAATCCTCTACCGTATGAAGCCATATTCAACTTTGGCGACTCTACAAGTGATACCGGAAATGCTGCATTTGATCACCTCAATgttatggaaaaattaattCCCTATGGTTCAACATACTTTAAACATCCATCGGGACGACAGTCAAATGGACGACTCATCATAGATTTCATAG CTGAGGCATATGGGTTGCCATTTTTACCGGCCTATAAGAATATCACCAAAATCCCAGATGATATAAAAAAGGGAGTTAATTTCGCCTATGCCGGTTCAACTGCACTTGATGTCAAATATTTTAGTGGCATTAGTGGAGTCAGTGCACCAAAGGAATCATTAAATGTGCAATTTGATTGGTTTAAGAAGCTAAAACCCGACTTATGTAAAAGTAAAGAAG AATGTGACAGCTTCTTCAAAAACTCATTGTTTATAGTGGGAGAGATTGGtggaaatgatattttttatcatCTTTCTAAAACTATTACAGAACTACGAGAGAAAGTTCCTTTGATGGTTGAATCAATCAAAAATACCACCAAT GCTTTAATTGAAGAAGGAGCGGTGGAGCTAGTGGTTCCAGGGAACTTTCCAATGGGGTGTAATACTGACATATTGTCAAAAAAGATTAGTCAGAAGAAAGAAGACTATGATGAATTTGGATGTTTGATAGCTTACAACACTCTCATTGAATACTTTAATGAGCAGCTAAAAAAATCCATAGAGACAATAAAACAGAAACACCCTCAAGCTAAGATagtatattttgattattacaacgATGCCAAGCGTTTATATCAAACACCTCAACAGTATG GTTTTATTTCTGATAAGGTCGAGATTTTGAAAGCATGTTGTGGAGGAAGTGGACCATATCATCATGATGAGTATTGGTGTGGAACGCCGAATACAACAGTTTGCTCTGATCcttcaaaactaataaattgGGATGGACCCCATTTTACCGAAGCCGCTTATAAGCAAATAGCTAAAGGATTAATCGAAGGCCCTTTTGCATATCCTTCTCTAAAACCTGCTCCTTTCAAGATagcttag
- the LOC11411357 gene encoding uncharacterized protein: MQVVSNARRVSRLLQSPIFLSSHLRSTEEPILSGLAQYYYRQVKSEPSIFFASKAFYSSGVDNVEGTPSDAVKNLYDKMLESVNVKRSMPPNAWLWSMIASCKHHHDISLLFDILRNLRRFRLSNLRIHDNFNCHLCREVTKACVHAGALDFGKKALWKHNVYGLAPSVASAHHLLLFAKNNNDTKLLVEVMKLLKKNDLPLQPGTADIVFSICYNTDEWELINKYAIRFVKAGVKLRETSFDTWMKFAAKRGDTESLWKIEKLRSDSMKKHTLATGFSCAKGLLLEGKPSDAVAIIQVLNQTLSDTKKSGMKDELQKLVSEWPFEVLKHKNEEERKAFAASLKSDILAMVNDLLDMGLEANVSLEDLSRRGVPQ, translated from the exons ATGCAAGTGGTGTCAAATGCTCGCCGAGTCTCTCGGCTCTTGCAATCTCCGATTTTCCTTTCATCTCATCTTCGAAGCACCGAAGAACCGATTCTCTCTGGGCTCGCACAATATTATTACCGGCAAGTGAAATCTGAACCTTCAATTTTCTTCGCGTCGAAGGCTTTTTACAGTTCTGGAGTTGATAATGTTGAAGGGACTCCATCAG ATGCTGTGAAGAATCTTTATGATAAGATGCTTGAGTCTGTAAATGTAAAACGATCCATGCCTCCAAATGCTTGGTTGTGGTCAATGATCGCTAGTTGTAAACACCATCACGATATTAGTCTTCTCTTTGACATTTTGCGAAACCTTCGCAGATTT AGGTTGTCAAATCTTCGCATACATGACAATTTTAACTGCCACCTCTGTCGTGAAGTTACTAAGGCATGTGTTCATGCCGGAGCCCTTGATTTTG GAAAGAAGGCTTTGTGGAAGCATAATGTCTATGGATTGGCACCGAGTGTTGCATCTGCACACCATTTACTG CTTTTTGCTAAGAACAACAATGATACTAAACTATTGGTGGAGGTAATGAAACTTTTGAAGAAGAATGATTTACCATTGCAACCAGGCACGGCAGATATAGTTTTCAG CATTTGTTACAATACAGATGAATGGGAGTTGATTAATAAGTATGCAATAAGGTTTGTCAAGGCTGGTGTAAAACTACGTGAAACCTCATTTGACACATGGATGAAATTTGCTGCTAAAAGAG gaGACACCGAGTCATTATGGAAAATAGAAAAGTTGCGATCTGATTCAATGAAAAAGCACACTCTGGCAACTGGGTTTTCTTGTGCCAAG GGTCTTCTGTTGGAAGGTAAGCCTAGTGACGCTGTTGCCATCATTCAAGTTCTAAATCAG ACTTTGTCTGATACCAAAAAATCAGGCATGAAAGATGAACTTCAGAAACTTGTATCTGAGTGGCCCTTTGAAGTTCTTAAGCACAAAAATGAAGAGGAAAGAAAA GCATTCGCAGCCTCTTTGAAATCTGACATTCTTGCAATGGTTAATGATTTACTGGACATGGGACTTGAGGCAAATGTAAGTTTGGAAGACCTAAGCAGAAGAGGTGTTCCACAATAG